ATCAGGTATTCTGAAGCAGTACCTGCAGAGTTGTACAGAATGTAGTATCAAACTGCCTACTTCACCCTCTCTGCTTTTCCAAATGggaaatttgtcaaattggtccctaacatttaccaaaaacacttttttagtccCTGACATATAAAATTAGCCAAAATGctccttcacatttaaattgtgAGCCAATTTGGTCATATTGCTCgtttttgctcatttctccgGCTAAAAATAGAGGGTAAAGGGTAATTTGAGAGCCAAAGGTGAAATGTGTATTTTGGTGGTGGTCCCTATCCTTTTACTTTCAACTGGTAATGAAATGTGTTTTCGattttgcccctaaaaatatGACTACGTGAGAGGGGCGTGCTATTTTTAGCcggagaaatgagcaaaaacGAGCAATAGGACCAAATTGGCTcacaatttaaatgtgaaggagcattttggctgattttatatGTCAGGGACTAAAATAGTGTTTTtggtaaatgttagggaccaatttggcaaatttccctTTCCAAATTTATAAAAATCTTTAGCAGCACTATTTACTTGCCTTTCGTGGACAACTATGTAATTCGAATATCCTCCTTTGGTCACTGTACCATCAAAAGTTAAGACTGCTCCCTTGGACCACCGAACCTCCAATCCATCCTCTGACATTCCTCACAATCTCTGCAAGAATTAACGTAAGTTCCAACTCCAACTTTGAAGCGTTTAACGGGGGAGCCAACCTGTCTTGCGATCCCAGTGATCTCATGTCTGGCCTTGGGAATGATTAATACTGCACCTTGTAAAAGGGgacaaaatagaaaaattatctaataaAAAATGCTAATCTGTTGCGTGATCAATTCCACAGGATACTGATACCTGGCATATCCTGTTTTGTTCCTGGTCCAGACAACATCAGCATAACAAACTCCACAGTACGCGATATCCAGTGAAACATCTTCGCTCCCAATGGCCCTGTAGAGAGTTTTAAATCCTGGAGACCAAGAAACCTCGAAGTAAATGCTATCACTAGCAAACCAGCCTGGGACGAAAATTAGATTGCCGTAGGTGAAATACAAACTAACAGCAGGTCCTGATTGCTAGCAGCCTGCAGTTTTTTCCATGCAATATTTCAAACAGATTATTCCAGATGATATGAATTAGACTAGGAAATCAGAGGAATTCATTTACTCcgtttgattttgatttttcttgcaATCAATCAGTATTCATTGAAGAACTATGTTTATTCTTGTTTCTGATTCCCCTTGCAAACCATTAAGGGGGAAGTGTATCCATAAGGATGAACAATGGGCTGCACAGGGGTGTAGCTAGAAAAAATTCTTAGTGGGGGCAAAaacaacactaaaattttttatctactctttttctatttttttaagcaaaaaaaaaattcaccaacaagtacaaatgatgtatatattccatgaaaaacataaaaagacaaattcaaaattattaatgtaataataattttatttaaaaaacaaactaaactatttacaattgctcactgcgagtttttatattttgataactGATTTGGTTGTGGAAGTAAGAATGGCTCTCGGTTGGGAAATTGGGAAGTGGGAACAAAGGATGTGAATGATATGATTGGATAAATTGATCAAGAGAAAGAGTAACTAGCTGCTTGGTTGTGGAAGGTAGTGGCTCTCGGTTGTGGAGGAAAAATAGGGGACCAGAGGAGGGAAGGGAAATTGGGGAGTGAAACCCAAAGAAAGtgaatgatatatgattggtaCCTGCTAGTTAAAATGAAAAGGCTTTTTTTAGCTTATTTCAAATGTAATTTGTGCCCCACGCATCTTTTAGAATTTTAGTTTATGAACTAACTTAAAAAATCACGTAATTCTTTTacatctttttaaaaaaaattctaaaagcacatttaaaattatattaaaattataaaattttaagGGGCAGCGAGGCCCGTGCCCCACTTTAAATCCGCCCCTGGGGCTGCAGAATGCAGATGGTACAAATACAAACCAACTTTTCCTGCAATCTAAATGACAACGgcagtgaaaaagaaaaaatacacAAAACTCTACTTTTGGGCCGACAACACAATTAACTCTAGACGGGATAGGCATGCGAATTCACACTCCACTCGAACTTCTTTTGCAGAAGAGAAAATTAACGTGGCGAACAAACCTGCGGCTGAATTTGCAAGGAGACAGGACCCACCCCAGAAGGGTCTCTTGCTGCACAGCCGAGGCAGTCCTCATGATCACTTGCAAATGTCATTATTGTTTATAAACCTTGAAATGCTAAAGAGACATGTAAGAATCAAAAGGAGAAGTCAAGAAAACGAAGTAAGAGGAGCAATAACAATTTCCCTACTCAAAAGAGTGAGCGCCAAAGACAAAGAGCGTTGTTTGGTCCTAATTAGGAATGCCTTTAATAGGAGTGAGGACTGAATCGAAGAAGGAAGAGGGGCTGTCGGATTCCTGGAAACGTCTATTAGTTGCTTCATAATCTTCGTTCAACTTCACCAGCAGCGTCATCCGTGACATCTTCCTTTTTGACCAAGGATGAGATGAACCGGAATATTACAGTAAAACTAGACCTGATGTTCCATAATGTGTCAGGTCAATCTCATCATTCATAACATATTACAATAATCTTGTGGAGCTTTTGTTAAAAATGGGACCCTTAAAATTTACAATGATCAAAAAACCACGAGTCAAgatatttgcaaaaaattacTATATAGGGGGTTTGTTAGATTGTTGATTATTtgcaaaaatttatttgtttgcatcaccatatatttttttatctcgTATGCATCACGTTACATCAACGAAAAGTTATATGTAAGCAACGAAAAGTAGAATGTTAGACAATGCCAGAAGAAGAGAAATACAGTAGTATGAAATTGGTTAGAAGTTCTGTCAACGATTTACAACTCGTGAAATTGCAGTGGACAATCATTGTGCGAAACGATTGCCACGGAAGAGTATTCTGCTCTGGCCTGGACCTACGTCAAGACCATGCTAGAGGAGATATATAGTCCCTACTCCATAGGATATAATAATAGGTTTGAACCCTGCATCTGCTACCATATGCAACTTCAGTTTTCAAGCTTAACGAATCCAACTCAATGCAATAACAGAATCTGACGCATCTTACTTGAGGGAGTTGGCAATATCAATAACGAAACGATATTTAACATCCTTCTTTATCATCCTCTCAAGAGCCTCATTTGAATATTGAATTGGAACTACTTCAATCTCTGGGTAGATCTTGTGCAAAGCACAGAAATTCAACATTTCTTGCGTCTGTTTTGTTCCACCAGTTACACTCCCAGATACAGTTTTCATACCTGCAAGAAGTCACATAGTTTATAAGCTACAATGCAGGTTCTACGACAACTGTGCCACGACAACGTATATATGTAAATGGTTAAGACTGTACCCAGGATTAGGGTTACCGGGCTGAATTTTACTTCACTTGGGAAGCCAACCAGAACAAAAACTCCAGCAGTCTTCAACAGTGAAAGGTATGGATCAAATGGAATATCTCCAGAAGCAGTATCAATAATGAAGTCCAATGAATTCGCTAGTGCCTGCACAAGATAAGCAGTCAAAATTGGTAAGGAATCAACACTTTCCTGCTTTAGCTAAAATCAATTCAACCCAAAAAGAGTTGGTTACTCTGCTAAAATGCAAGCAAGGGACTACAGTTGACAAGCTGATGGTTGCTTACACTCATCTGCTGTTCATCAGATGAGACAACAAAATTGTCTGCTCCCAGACGACTCACTGCCTCTTCTTTCTTGGATAAACTTGTACTGAACACTGTGACTTTCAATCCAAAAGCCTTTCCAAATTTCACTGCCAAGTGTCCTAGGCCACCTAGCCCAATAACACCCAAAGTTTTTCCAGGTTGGTTCATGTTGTGCCGTATCATTGGTGTGTAGACAGTTATCCCTGCACATAGCAAAGGTGCTGCCAGTTCCAGTGGGTAATTATCAGGTACTCTAAAGCAGTACCTGTTGAGTAAGAAAAGAATATTAGTATTAAAGAGCCTAGTTCCCCCTCTCTGCCTTCTGAAATGTCAAAAATCTTTAGCAGCAGTAAACACTCACCTTTCATGGACTACTATGTAACTAGAATATCCTCCTTTGGTCACTGTACCGTCCACATCTATCCCATCAAAAGTGAGGACTGGCCCCTTGGAGCAGTGAACTTCCAATCCATCATTGCAATACTCACACTCTCTGCAAGAATTAACATAAGTTCCAACTCCAACATGGTCTCCAACTTTGAAGTGCTTAACGTGGGAGCCAACTTGTCTTACGACCCCAGTGATCTCGTGTCTAGCCATGAGAGAGATTCATAAACTTTTCAAAAGGGGCAAAATATAAAACACTAATGAAACAATTATGTCTTTTGTGTGATCTAGTACCTACCCAGGCACCAGAGGATATTTAGAATGTCCCCCTTTGTTCCTGGTCCAGGCAACATCAGCATAACAAATTCCACAGTGTGTGATATCTAGTGAAACATCTTCACTCCCAATGGCCCTGTTGAGTTGTCAGGGTTTTAACCAAAGAGTTTGAATAACTTCGAAGTACAAAGTATCAGAAATATCTTtctttagagagagagagagaagctcGTGGCCATGATTCATTAGCCAAAGGAATGTACAACAAAACAAATGTCTGGACACAATTAAAAGCCTATTAAGCTAAACTACCTGTGGTTCTCCTAATAAATACATCTCTCTTAAATTCAACTCCACATTACTTCACTGAAAGCCAAGGAGAGAAGTAATGCACAATTGGAATTGCTGTAGCAATGAGCCTAGGACAATTAACAAATTGGTGTAAGGTGGAATACAAACTAACATGAGTCCCTGATTGCTACCAGGTTGTAGATTTTTCTTATGGAATATTTCAAACAGTAAGCTCCAAATAGATAATACAAATCCAGGAAATCAGATGTAATGATTACTCCATGGAATTTCTGAATTCCCTTTACAGTCCATCAGTAGTTACCTAAGCATGTTTCTGATTCCTCTTAGAAATCATGAGTCATATACATATATCTGTGAAACGACCAATGTGCTGCAGATGGTACAACTGTTAACCAACTTTTACAAGCTTTTCCGCCAATCCTGACGAGCAAAGGTAATAATAAAAAGGGCACAAAAACTCTCCCCTTGGGCTGACAAGAAAGTTGGCTAGACGGTATACACATGCAAATGCACACTCAAGTAGATCTTCCTTTCCACAAGAAGAAAATGATGAGGTAGACAAACCTGCGGCTGAATTTGTAAGGAGACAGATGCCCAGAAGGATCTCTTGCTGCCCAGCCAAGGCACTCCGCATTGTCATTTGCAGAACTCATGGTTTTACTGCCCTAAAATACACAAGCAATACATACGAATCAAAGTAAGAAATCAAGTTGAAAGCTTGCAGAGATCCGTGTGTAGTGATGTGATATGCAAAAgttaaaaaaccaaaaaagaaaagaaaaggatagaaAAAGCGACAAGAAAAGATTAAAGAGAAGGTAACGATTGACCTGATCGTTCTCAAGAAACCAAGAAACCGTAATAAGAACAATATTAAATTCCTCAGCCCAAAAGGTTACACAGTCAAGTAAACCTGATGCTTATCGGGGACGCGGGCGATGGCGATGGCGATGGCGTTGGTGTCAGTTAGGAAGCCCTTCCTTCGTCAAGAGGAGCGAGGATTGAttaggaggaggaagagggtCGGAGGGAGATGGGACCTGGGTTACCAGTAGTTCGAGTTCACTCGTCGGGTGTAGATAATGGATATATACGTTCGAGTACAAGGACTGCTGACCAGAATCTGATGGGACCATATTCATGGGACTAGAATGAGATGAACCGAACATGGATGTGAAAAATGATGGGATTCTTAAATGACTAGAAAattaaggttgtgtttggatggtattttttaggattttttttataaaaaattactgtaacgatttgatgcatataaaataaaaaaataataaaaaaatatgatcATAAAAAATGCctaatttttaaacaaaaaatgacTGTCCAGACAAGGGCGTGCAAAGATATTCAAATGTTAGTTTGATGCAAGTTGTTAAACAGATAGAAGAGAACTATTTTAATTTAATACTACATCCAGCATCGTTCCCAAACAGCCGCCAGCCATGACCAACAATATATTTTTTCAGTCAatcctgaatcatttaattcCACGTTATCAGCTCAGACCCTCTTTCTACCCATAAGGCAAAGCCCAGAGCCTCTGATCTTTCTGTCTTTTTCCTTTTAAGCAGGTCACCCGAAGTTATACGTTTGACAGAAAAAGCAATTAATGGGCCAAAAATAGTTACTAGCTGCAGAAAATTCTCCAAATTCCCGTGCTATTGAGGGCCATGAACATATATATACTACTGCTTTGATAGAATGGAGGCCTTTACGATGGCCTGTACTGGTCCTGAAAGGTCTGGTCCATCCCGTGTTCAATTGACTTACTGATCAGAGTGATTGATTTGATCTAGTTTGCTTCAAGCTTTTTGATCTTCGAGCTTTGTCTCAACTCAATCTAGGCCACGCAGGCACGAGCCAACTCCATCTTAGCCTTTGTTGAAAGCTAGTCCGCACCACAACACCAAAAcccccccacaaaaaaaaaaaaaaccccagcCTCCATCTTGGCCTTTATTGCCAGAAGTACTTGTAACATGAAAAGGGTTTGAACTTTTGCATACATCACATATAAGATCACATTTACAAGGGTTATATCACTTGTGGAGATAAAACCCCCACAAGAAGCACTACAAGATCAACTCTCCGCCTCTAAGGCAGAGGTTGTTTGACAACTCTAAAAGACAAAAAACTACACAGATATGGTAACAAGGATTTattaagaaagaaaacaaaaggaaatagAAAACCATCCAAGAATCAGAGAACGAATTGATCCATTTCATTCTCCTCGTCATCCAAATCAAAGGGGCCATCGGCTTCTTGGTTACCGCCCACCAAATACTGCAACAGGCCCACACGTCCCCAAAACACATCTTCTGTTGCTATTATCGGCATTGGTGCAAGCTCAGGCTCTTCACTTTGTAACGTGTGTTGAAGAGCATGAGGGCAATACTTTAGCAAAAATTTCCCTGATGGTTCAAGGATCTCGACATGAAATGCAGGAGACAAGGGCCGCCCCATAACTTTAACATGAGAAACACTGAATAGGAGGACATGATCAGCTGGCGTGTCACCACGAGTATCACAGCATTTATCAATTAAAAGGCAAAAAGACTAACCATATGTAGAGTAATCCATCCATTTCTTGTTGTTGAACCCTCCCCAACAGCTCGATCTGCAAAAATCCACCAATGCAAAGAGCAGGCTGTGAAAACTTGAAATGCTGCAACCGGTTTTCCTGCATGTAAGATGTTATTTCAGCTCAGTAACCCTGACAACTTGCTCATGCCATCACTCAAAAGTAAATCAACATCAAGCCAAGTAAATTTCCCACATctaaattaaaaatgaaaaaggaaagaaaggaataaGGGAACACAAACATAGGGTGCAAAAGGACCATCAaactgaaaacaaaaaaaatgcaattgagTACCTGAGTCATTGCAAACTCCTCTGAAGTGTACGTCCATATGAACTTGTCATCAGCGGGCTGTTGCAATGGCAAGTATGAAAGATCATCCTCTATGTCTGTTGGTGATTTGGGATGTCCCATTCGAAACCTAACCGATTTGGCAGAATATATTGGGTCGCCTGGCTGAAAAAAGGCTGGAACAAATAACACAACAACATTAGAGGAATGCCTACTTTATGgattctctttcattttcttcaaaaatttacTCAGGAAAATAGAAGGAATAGGAGCTAGAACAGATAGCGTTCTCCACTTCCCCTTTCCCTCCCCAAAAGGGCCACAAGGAAGTAAAAAGAAAAGCGCGTTAGATAGGCAGAATACCGAACTTACCTTCAAATGGTTGTATGTCAATCTCAGtaataacacaaaaatcagCTTTTAGTTTGTAGATCAGTGTCTCAGGCACAGAAGGATCTTTATGCCCTTTACTTGACCAGTACGAAGCTCTCAATGCAAACCTGTCTCTTGGATCTAGTGTATTCACAATGCTTTCATCTGGATAATTATCTGTGCTGGAAGCACTAAATGCCTCTGCTATGCACTCAACAGGTGACGATATCAGTTTCGTAAGAACTTGAGACAGAGAAGCGTAAACCTTATGATTTCTCTCCAGGATATCCCATTCCATGGAATTGCTAGCTCCAGCATGGTTCAGTGTAATTGTTTGTGAATTGGATTCAGTTACACGTTCAACATTTGCTAATTGAGGATAAAATTCCACACACAGCTGCTTAGATAGCCCATTGGCAATTACTGCAGAAGATAATAAAATTGTCAGAAGGCTTGACATGATTTTCCTATTCCAGTTAATTCTCCATCTTCTCTTTTCAGACCATGGAACATGATATATGGAGGGTTCCACCACGCTGCAtaaccttttcttcttttgaaagCCACCGCTAAGTGGTTTAAATTTACAAGATAGTGACCAGAAAAATTGATTCTAAAACAAGAAAGAGATATTTCCTGTGAAAAGTTTTAATGAAAGATTTTATAAATCTAGAATCATCTTGTAAATAAATGTGCTTATTAAATCAAGAATTGATCCACCTATATAATATACAGGTCCAATGCAATTCCACCAAATATGAACAATAAATACTTGAAGAATCACGTAGAGATCAAAAAATGCATATGTACGTCAAGTGATAACTAATCATCTATTCTTttcattcatcattttcaacatACTGATATACAGGTTTGAGAAAAACCAAGATAACATGAGATTTCAGGCTATGGTATTGCATTTTTAAGTTGAAAATATCAGAAGAGCAGATACCCAATAAATTCAAGTCCTAAATTTAGCCTCCTATTTGTTGGATGGAATACAATGCAAATCTATATGTAGATTTAAATCTCTTGACATGAGAAATACAGTTCAATTACACCCTTAAAGTTATAGATTTGTTATCAAAacaattttcatctttattgcTTCATACTTCGTGCTTCAGATATTATACATTTAAAGTTAAGCGACATCTGCAAATGACAAACCTTTTCCCTGTAGATTATTATCCAGTCATACCACTATGGGCTTCACCAACTCAGCAACAAAGGTTTCACCAATGAATGCATATGCAAGTTTACATATCATGCTTGCTTAAAAAGGGGATGTTCCTTCACGTTTTCCATACTATTACCACAGCACTTGGCAACCAGTAGCTCAGAATAATAGGTGCAAGAATATGTTGATTGATGACTTCAACAACCGTCATACCAATCACAACATCATATGCAGATAcaagacaaaagtgaaaaagcAACTTTACAAAGATCTCACACCAGCTATATGATATTAGTACCAAAATTTTCCTGTTCCTTCTTCAGCCAgccccaacccccccccccccccaaaaaaaaccccaaaaaaaaaaggttctttTAAACTCGTCTCTCCAACAGCAATAACTCctgcaataaaaaataattctgCAAAAAATTTTACCCATTGGCTTCGTGCTTATGTAACAATGACCCTCTAAAGCTTGTATTTATAAAAGTGACCTTCCAAAATAAATTGAGTAAGAAGGCAAAATCAAATTTTTCTTGGAAGAGCCGTTGACAAGATTTAGTCATATTAAGTAGCCGAAATGCTTCTGAATAAACTTTAATATTTCCACGCAACAAAACAACTTGTTTTCTGGATTTCAAGATTGTTGTTCACAgaatagacaaaaaaaaaaattatataggCAAGTAATTTTGGATTCTTATACCATGCTACCATATATCTGTAGAAAAGCCAAGTATATCTGCTTGCTTTCTTAAAGATATGTAACAGAGAATAGGTAGTAAATTAGATGTTACTATCACAATAAGAAACTAAGTCAACAGTGTGCGTCAAATTTATCTGTTCTATAAATTTGCTTCTTCAGAAATTATCTAGTAACTCTAATACAAGGCTTGAccttatttgctttatttcctTAACCAAAGACTTAAAAGGACTTTATAAACCAGACCCATCTGATTAAACAACACACTGACTAGTGCACCCAATCAATTTGGAGAATGAGCAACATTTATGCATCTATAACACAATaagaaacttttggaaaaacTTTTATCTCACCACTGAGCATGAAGTTTCAATcataaattcaagaaaatactaCCAGACTTGTAATGCAGTATTAGGAATGCAGTAACAGATTATGCTTTAAGTTGaaattttctcttccttttctgtAGCTCCTTTGTCCAAACATGATTGCCTCATGAAGGACACTGAGCAACCCCTTCCCCCTTCTAGAATGCCTAACCTGCCTACATCTTAAAACTGCAGCAGAAATTATGAGCATAAGTCCCAAAGAGAACAAGGAAAACAATTATAATgtaaaaaccaaacaaaaacaattaCTCGATTTCTTTATGCGGGGTAAGTTGTCTAACAAAAAGCATGCTAACAGACTATGTAATATTGGGTCTAAGCATGATGAGAGTCTGTGAACCCTAACTTGGCACAAGGAACAAGTAAACTTGGAAAATAACAAGATAAAGACATACTATAAGTTTGTAACAAATTTATCACCATTTATTCTCAAGCCTCTCCCAAATTGGAATAATAAATCAGTCAATTCATGCAACAACAGCGAAACTAATTCAACCACATGCAGTATCATATCTAAATAGAGTCAGCAAGCAAACAATTTTTTAACGGAAAGCCAGAACAGCAATATGGAAATCTCAGAAATTATAGCTCACCAAAATCTCGCCAATAATGAGACACAACACTAGCACGGACTAAATCTGCTGGGTCATCCAAACGCTCGAAGATATTCAGAACCATGTCAGTTACAGGGGATTGTACGAAATCCACACATGCATCCATTTTACACTGATCAGCTCAATCACAATCAGAATTCTTTCAATGATTCAACCCCTCAAACCTGAATCAATTAAGCATAAGAAATTCAAAAACCCAGTAGCAAACTATCATATCCAATTGAATTAGACgccaaaaatggaaaaccacCGAAAAGGACAAATCtttgcccccccccccccaaaccacccacacacacacacacacaagacATTAGCTTTCACCCCTAGAACCAAATAAAACACATCATGCAGTCATCGCGCCATTACATTTAAGGCTTCCAACCTCCCCTAAACACAAACAATGACGAAATTACAAACAGGAACCCACAGAAAGCGACAGTAATCAGGAAATCAGCAGCTAAAAATGCATCCTATCATCGAATACATGAATTAGGCAAAAATcaactaggaaaagaaaacccCATAAATCTATTCCACAATTAACTCCCAACTTCACACGAAATTGCGGACAAAAAGGGAATCCTGGGCAAATGCAGCGTAATAGAGTATAGACCAAGAAAAGAACAGGGTAGAATCATACCAGCTTGAATCGGAAGAAGGCAGAAATAGGAGCACGTCTGATAACCTAGGAGAATAAATGCCCAGTTTAGCAAAACGAGcttttttgccaagttttttCCTGCAAGTTTTTCTCTTACGAGTTCTTTTATAGGGGATGAGTAAACAGAGATAATAAAAGACATTAATTCTGCTTTGCACCCTTTAATTTAGGCCCGACTCCCATTTACATCCTTAAACTTCAAAGTGAGACATTTAACCCCCTTGAAAACTATAAGGGGCGCTTGGTTCTTGCTTTGAAATTGGAAAGGGAAATAGAATAATTCCTAGAAGGCCCACTAATGAGAGTTTTGGTCAATTCCTCCCAATTTGATCGGGAATCATGAATAACCAAATTTTATGGTAtgattttaatattttaattttcattgcaCTGGACCAAGCGCGCAGTATTGAAATTATTGTAATTCCAAGTACCAAAACCCTTAAATCAAGCTACCCCTAAATGGCATATTCAGTTAACCTCTTATtgcaactttaaaaaaaaaaatcaaattattgGGGATATAAATGTAAACTTAGAAATTTCAAAGAATATTCCCTTacaaattttttacaattttttaaattaaggaattttttctgtttctttctttttcttccttctccttttttggcctttccttttcttccttttctccaAATCCAGATCTACCACCATGGCCAACGGCTTCAATCAATAGATCTAACAATATAATGCATATGCAGATTTCTCCATGGCTGAATAAAGTCTAATGATTAGAGAATAAAATGCACTTTGGTTCCTTGGTTTTAGCTTTCAGAAatccatgatttttttttttttttgttaaccaATTCTAGTAATCTGGCTGGAATTGGCAATTCCGGCCATTTTGAGCCAGTGCTCTTTGTTGCCCCGTCAAACCTTCTTGATCTTTGTGAAGTGAATTAGAGCCTTCATATTATTCCAAAACCTTAGAGGTGGCAGTTTTTCATCCCATCAATTTGGATCTCAAGAAGCTATTGAGCTCCTCGGGGTCTGTCGGCTGGTGATAGGGTTGTCTCATTAGGTCCCAGCACCGTGTGATCAGGGTTCGATTCCCTCTACCGTCTTGTGTATCTTGGGAGGTGGGTGCACAAGCGCAGGGAGATTAATCCGAAAGGATATTCtctgtgttgacaaaaaaagaaaaaagaagctaTTGAGCACATTAGTCTTCAATAATTgttctaaaaactaaaaagcttCCCTTTAAAGTCCCAATCTATACTCGGAGGCAAGACGCTACTTCTGTCTTCAATTCTTGGAGATAAGAACTTTTACGTAGCCTATTAGAGATTGGAAATTGAATTGATAAGATGGCACAGCTAGATTTTTTGAGTGGATTCGTCATTCAATATGAGATTTTGGATTGAGTTTGGATCTTTCTTTTAAGtctgaaagaaagaaaatgaagaaagaagaagaaaagaaaacgaataaaggatgaagaaaaagaagaaaacttacCTTTTTTTTGAAGATTTGAGAGGcttttttctattctttttcctttttggtctCATGAATTTACAATTATGTCCTCAATAAATTTAGATTATTTTGGTTATAATAATTAGTTAACAGAATCTCACAACTTATTTGTTAGTTTTCTACATTTCATCAAGGATTATAATTGAGTGGGACAGATTTTGTAGTTTAGGGGGTTCAGTGTCCCACTCTGAAGTTTAATAACGCAACTGTGAATTAGTCAAAATTAAAGGGTATAAAGTATAATTAACCCTAATAAAAGCAAGGCGTAGTGCAGCAGAGAAAGGGGCAAATTTTGGGGAGGTTCAATTTTGGGAGTTTGTTATGATAATAACTGATAAGCATACTTAAGGTTCGAATCGAATCGAGAAGCCAGCagtagttttttcttttctttttaataactTTTTGTATCTAATTGGGCTCTATTAGTCTTTCATCCattaatttttggattttttgtgtattt
This portion of the Coffea arabica cultivar ET-39 chromosome 2e, Coffea Arabica ET-39 HiFi, whole genome shotgun sequence genome encodes:
- the LOC113733120 gene encoding F-box protein At4g00755; translated protein: MDACVDFVQSPVTDMVLNIFERLDDPADLVRASVVSHYWRDFVIANGLSKQLCVEFYPQLANVERVTESNSQTITLNHAGASNSMEWDILERNHKVYASLSQVLTKLISSPVECIAEAFSASSTDNYPDESIVNTLDPRDRFALRASYWSSKGHKDPSVPETLIYKLKADFCVITEIDIQPFEAFFQPGDPIYSAKSVRFRMGHPKSPTDIEDDLSYLPLQQPADDKFIWTYTSEEFAMTQENRLQHFKFSQPALCIGGFLQIELLGRVQQQEMDGLLYICVSHVKVMGRPLSPAFHVEILEPSGKFLLKYCPHALQHTLQSEEPELAPMPIIATEDVFWGRVGLLQYLVGGNQEADGPFDLDDEENEMDQFVL